One segment of Fusobacterium massiliense DNA contains the following:
- the dnaX gene encoding DNA polymerase III subunit gamma/tau, translating to MHITLYRKYRPANFSEISGENEIVKTLKLSLKNNSMAHAYLFSGPRGVGKTTTARLIAKGVNCLNLHDDGEPCNECKNCQAINEGRFADLIEIDAASNRSIEEIRNLKEKINYQPVEGLKKVYIIDEAHMLTKEAFNALLKTLEEPPAHVLFILATTELDKILPTIISRCQRYDFKTLSLEEMKNRLEYILKEEGFSAEEEVFPIIYENATGSMRDSISILERLIVATNGEKIDLKTTEETLGITPSSRIKNFLEKVLVGKECDIIDELEKLSSESFDLELFFKDFAKYCKNSIVKNMLDIDKGLKIISIIYDVLGKFKFEEDKKLVGYVIIADILEKLKPKKEEVKVKYISEPDSKYQIHEEAKTKKSNVKISLSDVKANWKDFLESAVSHAIYYKVYLMGASPYKIEDNILTIIYEDSKWAFIKETMETNEYKEDFTVIIREFFEEPNLNIEFELAKDSRKKDKRNSEEEFLRNVENYLTGRN from the coding sequence ATGCATATAACACTTTATAGGAAATATAGACCTGCTAATTTTTCTGAAATTTCTGGAGAAAATGAAATAGTGAAGACTTTAAAATTATCTTTAAAAAATAATTCTATGGCTCATGCTTATCTCTTTTCAGGACCTCGTGGTGTTGGGAAAACAACAACAGCTAGATTAATAGCAAAAGGAGTTAATTGTTTAAATCTTCATGATGATGGAGAGCCTTGCAATGAATGTAAAAATTGTCAAGCAATAAATGAAGGAAGATTTGCAGACTTGATAGAAATAGACGCTGCTTCAAATAGGAGTATCGAAGAAATAAGAAACTTAAAAGAAAAAATTAATTATCAACCTGTTGAAGGATTAAAAAAAGTCTATATAATAGACGAAGCACATATGCTAACAAAAGAAGCATTCAATGCACTTTTAAAGACTTTAGAAGAGCCCCCTGCTCATGTTTTATTTATATTGGCAACTACTGAATTAGATAAAATATTACCTACAATTATATCAAGATGTCAAAGATATGATTTTAAAACTTTAAGTTTGGAAGAAATGAAAAACAGACTTGAATATATTTTAAAAGAAGAAGGTTTTAGTGCTGAAGAAGAAGTCTTTCCAATAATCTATGAAAATGCAACTGGAAGTATGAGAGATTCAATTTCTATTTTGGAAAGACTTATAGTTGCAACAAACGGAGAAAAAATAGATTTAAAAACTACAGAAGAAACTTTAGGCATAACTCCTAGTTCAAGAATAAAAAACTTTTTAGAAAAAGTTTTAGTTGGAAAAGAATGTGATATAATAGATGAATTAGAAAAATTATCATCTGAATCTTTTGATTTAGAATTGTTTTTTAAAGATTTTGCTAAATATTGTAAAAATAGTATTGTAAAAAATATGCTTGATATAGATAAGGGGCTAAAAATAATATCTATAATTTATGATGTTTTAGGAAAATTTAAGTTTGAAGAAGATAAAAAACTTGTAGGATATGTTATAATAGCAGATATTTTAGAAAAATTAAAACCTAAAAAAGAAGAAGTTAAGGTTAAATACATTTCGGAGCCTGACTCTAAATATCAAATACATGAAGAGGCTAAAACAAAGAAAAGTAATGTAAAAATAAGTCTATCAGATGTAAAAGCTAATTGGAAAGATTTTCTTGAAAGTGCTGTTTCTCATGCAATATACTATAAAGTATATTTAATGGGAGCTAGTCCATATAAGATAGAAGATAATATTCTAACAATAATTTATGAAGATTCGAAGTGGGCTTTTATAAAAGAAACTATGGAAACAAATGAATATAAAGAGGATTTCACAGTAATAATAAGAGAATTTTTTGAAGAACCAAATTTAAATATAGAATTTGAATTGGCTAAAGATTCTAGAAAAAAAGATAAAAGAAACAGTGAAGAAGAATTTCTTAGAAATGTAGAAAATTATCTTACAGGAAGAAATTAA
- a CDS encoding sigma-54-dependent transcriptional regulator, whose protein sequence is MILLGLRLENDLKMEFEDNFENELVFVDNVINFMEAIKSKKFDAILIDEKNSKEDALINLITKILEIQKRVVIIILGETSNLGVIAGSIKAGAYDYILKPEKKEEIVKIVEKSVKDNKILAEKVDKSIGMGDKLIGRSKAMVNLYKVIGKVASSSVPVLVSGERGTGKTSVAKAIHQFSFVNKKPLISINCNSYRSTLLERKLFGYEKGSFEGAVYSQYGELEKAEGGILHLANVESLSLEMQSNILFLLEENKFFRLGAGEPINAFVRIIASTSANLEELISKGLFIDELYRKLKVLEIDIPTLRERKEDIPFIVDHYIAECNKEMNKNIKGISKVALKKLMRYDWPGNVNELKNAIKYAVAMARGGSILLEDLPPNVMGEKLLSLTEEARNISLETLIKNELGQLRLDNKNSDYYYEVISRVEKELIKQVLEITNGKKIETAELLGITRNTLRTKMNNYDLE, encoded by the coding sequence ATGATATTATTAGGTCTTCGTCTAGAAAATGATCTAAAAATGGAGTTTGAAGATAACTTTGAAAATGAATTAGTATTTGTCGATAATGTTATAAACTTTATGGAGGCAATAAAATCAAAGAAATTTGATGCAATTTTGATTGATGAAAAAAATTCTAAGGAAGATGCACTTATAAATTTAATTACAAAAATATTAGAAATTCAAAAAAGAGTTGTCATTATTATACTTGGGGAAACATCTAATCTAGGAGTTATAGCTGGAAGTATTAAAGCTGGTGCTTATGATTATATTTTAAAACCAGAAAAAAAAGAAGAAATAGTAAAAATTGTTGAAAAATCTGTAAAAGATAATAAAATACTTGCAGAAAAAGTTGATAAATCTATAGGAATGGGAGATAAATTAATAGGTCGTAGTAAAGCAATGGTAAACTTATATAAAGTTATAGGTAAGGTAGCAAGTAGTTCTGTTCCTGTATTAGTCAGTGGAGAAAGAGGAACTGGTAAAACTAGTGTTGCTAAAGCTATACACCAATTTAGCTTTGTAAATAAAAAACCACTTATAAGTATAAATTGTAATTCTTATAGATCAACATTACTTGAAAGAAAACTATTTGGTTATGAGAAAGGATCTTTTGAAGGTGCAGTATATAGTCAATATGGAGAATTGGAAAAAGCTGAAGGAGGAATATTACATTTAGCAAATGTAGAATCTCTTAGCTTAGAAATGCAATCAAATATACTATTTTTACTAGAAGAGAATAAATTTTTTAGATTAGGGGCAGGAGAACCTATTAATGCTTTTGTGAGGATAATTGCATCGACAAGTGCCAACTTAGAAGAATTAATAAGCAAAGGTTTATTTATAGATGAACTTTATAGAAAATTAAAGGTTTTAGAAATAGACATTCCTACTTTAAGGGAAAGAAAAGAAGATATTCCTTTTATTGTAGACCATTATATAGCCGAATGTAATAAAGAGATGAACAAGAATATAAAAGGAATTAGTAAAGTTGCCTTAAAAAAACTAATGAGATATGATTGGCCGGGTAATGTAAATGAACTTAAAAATGCTATAAAATATGCAGTTGCAATGGCAAGAGGTGGAAGTATTTTACTAGAAGATTTACCACCAAATGTTATGGGTGAAAAACTTTTAAGTTTGACTGAAGAAGCAAGAAATATTTCACTTGAAACTCTTATTAAAAATGAACTGGGGCAGTTAAGATTGGATAATAAAAATTCGGATTACTATTATGAAGTTATATCAAGAGTTGAAAAAGAACTAATAAAACAAGTGTTGGAAATAACAAATGGTAAAAAAATTGAAACGGCTGAGTTATTGGGAATAACAAGAAATACTTTAAGAACTAAGATGAATAATTATGATTTGGAGTAG
- a CDS encoding energy transducer TonB encodes MKKNDLICLVLSIAINVAIIFALTVYKKDESLTQADEIKIGLVAMETGASTQFKAEKNADAKEQNLDATSIEKKGEQAETEKEIDEKEVTNEKKTEKQPKEEKQISKEEKTIEIEKKEEKKKEEKKEIEKTTKEEKVEKKKPSLADLKKQISQSKPKIAGNPNGGYSPSSETEEVVDRVLKNVNYSNGLVSGSKMGTSEKGYLVNWSDRNRKPEFPQSARQSGKHGKIRVQLKVDKMGNVLSYSIVNGSGVPEIDAAVERVMGSWRVELLKGGKAVNGTFYLDYNFDFK; translated from the coding sequence ATGAAAAAAAATGATTTAATTTGTTTAGTTTTATCAATTGCTATAAATGTGGCTATAATATTTGCTCTTACTGTGTATAAAAAAGATGAAAGTTTAACCCAAGCAGATGAAATAAAAATAGGTTTAGTTGCTATGGAAACAGGTGCTTCAACTCAATTTAAAGCTGAAAAGAATGCAGATGCTAAAGAACAAAATTTAGATGCAACCAGCATAGAAAAAAAAGGTGAACAAGCTGAAACTGAAAAAGAAATTGATGAAAAAGAAGTTACTAATGAAAAGAAAACAGAAAAACAACCTAAGGAAGAAAAGCAAATTTCTAAAGAAGAAAAGACTATAGAAATTGAGAAAAAAGAAGAGAAAAAGAAAGAAGAAAAAAAAGAAATTGAAAAAACAACAAAAGAAGAAAAGGTGGAAAAAAAGAAACCATCACTTGCCGATTTAAAAAAGCAAATTTCTCAATCAAAACCTAAAATTGCTGGAAATCCTAATGGTGGATACAGTCCATCTTCAGAAACAGAAGAAGTAGTGGATAGAGTATTAAAAAATGTAAATTATAGTAATGGATTAGTATCTGGAAGTAAGATGGGAACATCTGAAAAGGGCTATTTAGTGAACTGGAGTGACAGAAATAGAAAGCCAGAGTTTCCACAAAGTGCAAGACAGTCGGGAAAACATGGGAAAATAAGAGTACAATTAAAGGTTGATAAAATGGGGAATGTTTTATCTTATTCGATAGTTAATGGTAGTGGTGTTCCTGAGATAGATGCAGCAGTTGAAAGGGTTATGGGTTCTTGGAGAGTAGAGCTGCTAAAAGGTGGAAAAGCAGTAAATGGGACTTTTTATTTAGATTATAATTTTGATTTTAAATAG
- a CDS encoding ExbD/TolR family protein — MKIDRIKRRSGGDLILEITPLIDVVFLLLIFFMLATTFDDTAAFKIDLPKSTVAKTKSTLKEVQILIDKDKNIYVKYDDGAKNNQEQVTLEEFLNFVSDKLNASDNKDVVISADKSIDYGFIVEIMSLLKEAGASAINIDTTIKNG; from the coding sequence ATGAAAATAGATAGAATAAAAAGAAGAAGTGGGGGAGACCTTATTCTTGAGATAACTCCACTTATAGATGTAGTGTTTCTTCTTTTAATATTTTTTATGTTGGCGACTACTTTTGATGATACAGCAGCCTTTAAAATAGACTTACCAAAGTCAACTGTTGCTAAAACTAAAAGTACTTTAAAAGAAGTTCAAATCCTTATAGATAAAGATAAAAATATATATGTGAAATATGATGATGGAGCAAAAAATAATCAAGAACAAGTTACTTTGGAAGAATTTTTAAATTTTGTTAGTGACAAATTAAATGCTTCAGATAATAAAGATGTAGTAATATCAGCAGATAAGAGTATAGATTATGGTTTTATTGTAGAAATAATGAGTTTACTTAAAGAAGCAGGAGCAAGTGCTATAAATATTGATACCACAATAAAAAATGGGTGA
- a CDS encoding MotA/TolQ/ExbB proton channel family protein, producing MQILNAGGALMYVILLMGIIGLYAVLERFSYFILKERSNFTKLPSEVKEMIKEGKIKEAIIYFNSNKSSTSSVLKDILVYGYKENKESLSALEEKGKEKAIEQIKLLERNMWLLSMAAHTSPLLGLLGTVTGMITAFNSISVNGTGDAAVLAKGISEALYTTAGGLIVAIPCMMFYNYFNKRIDLIVSDIEKTSTELLNYFRE from the coding sequence ATGCAAATACTTAATGCAGGTGGAGCACTGATGTATGTTATCCTTTTAATGGGGATAATTGGACTTTATGCAGTTTTAGAAAGATTTTCATATTTTATATTAAAAGAAAGAAGTAATTTTACAAAATTACCATCTGAAGTAAAAGAAATGATTAAAGAGGGTAAAATTAAAGAGGCAATAATTTATTTTAACTCGAATAAATCATCGACATCAAGTGTGTTGAAAGATATTTTAGTATATGGTTATAAAGAAAATAAAGAAAGTTTATCAGCTTTAGAAGAAAAAGGAAAGGAAAAAGCAATAGAACAGATAAAATTATTAGAAAGAAATATGTGGCTACTTTCAATGGCAGCTCATACATCTCCTTTACTTGGTTTATTAGGAACAGTAACAGGGATGATTACTGCTTTTAACTCAATATCAGTAAATGGAACAGGAGATGCAGCAGTTCTTGCAAAAGGGATTTCTGAAGCTTTATACACAACAGCAGGAGGGCTTATTGTAGCCATTCCTTGTATGATGTTTTATAACTATTTTAATAAAAGAATTGATTTGATAGTAAGTGATATAGAAAAAACTTCAACAGAGTTATTAAATTATTTCAGAGAGTAG
- a CDS encoding tetratricopeptide repeat protein, with protein sequence MKKKILLFMLALSSTLVAGEFEEFKYIDNLYKEQNFKMALSASEEFLERYPASKYSKDMKDKVAKLYFLQKNYKKAEETFKSLYIVEEKKSIKEEYAAYLARTYAYLNNPDSALFYLNEISSKKTYQKTLFALGQDFLAKENNEAAEKIFTEIIDKKFDNYEEAILNLGIVKYNLKDYDNAFATLNEYSRKEPKKNIQMVEFLKASALYKNNKTDEAIQYFDILANQEQASEYSKKSILYLIEIYSNKKDEEKVSYYLDKIKGTKEYNTAMIMIGDLYVTKENYDRALRYYSQSDDPNNPRLIYGQAYSLYKKEEYQQALKKFESLKDTDYYNQSIYHIFAINYKLKKFNEIIENREIIRRVVVSQTDTDNIIRIIANSAYQVGNYKLAKDYYGRLFAVSPDKENLFRVILLDSQILDMDDLSNRFAQYKRVYPDDTEYKKDIYLYTGDAYYKTGNYSRAEEIYKEYLDEYTNVEIISSLMSTLLEQKKYEEMDSYLSRVNDDNSLNYLKGVAALGSGKYDEAENQFQKVLASNDGSLNTKVYLNRVRNFFLASKYSEAISAGETYLSKINPEKEKAIYSEMLDKIALSYFRLGKYNEARTYYSKMSTLNGYEVYGKYQIADSYYNEKNYARAGELFKEVYRNYAETFYGEQAYYRYINTLSLQGETALFEKEKNNFLATYPNSSLKNSLINLSANFYTENNDTEKAIETLNTLKSSTDDNSIKENNNIKIISLKLKNKEYKDIEKYINELADEERDYYLAQYYEAKKDFKLVGQYEKLLKYPKYKNYASKNLGDYYFERKDLTKAKKYYTQHSPQEDYMIYRIAQADESSNNLKAALNGYNKLYTKNGSFTTDATLKAAEIYDRQDNVAEAKKLFLKLYSVKNNKDLHNYTLEKLIYYRLVENNMKEANKYYKELQKLDKQRASKFKDYF encoded by the coding sequence ATGAAAAAGAAAATACTTTTGTTTATGTTAGCTTTGAGTTCAACTCTTGTAGCAGGAGAATTTGAAGAATTTAAATATATTGATAATCTTTATAAAGAACAAAATTTTAAAATGGCTTTGTCAGCTTCTGAAGAATTTCTAGAGAGGTATCCAGCTTCAAAATATAGTAAAGATATGAAAGATAAAGTTGCAAAATTATATTTTTTACAAAAAAATTATAAAAAGGCTGAAGAGACATTTAAAAGTCTTTATATAGTTGAAGAAAAAAAGAGTATAAAAGAAGAGTATGCGGCATATTTAGCAAGAACTTACGCATATTTAAATAATCCGGATTCAGCTTTATTTTATCTAAATGAGATATCAAGTAAAAAAACATATCAAAAAACATTATTTGCTTTGGGGCAAGATTTCTTAGCAAAAGAAAATAATGAAGCCGCAGAAAAGATATTTACAGAGATAATTGATAAGAAATTTGATAATTATGAAGAGGCAATTTTAAATTTAGGTATAGTTAAGTATAATTTAAAAGATTATGATAATGCTTTTGCAACATTAAATGAGTATAGTAGAAAAGAGCCAAAGAAAAATATACAAATGGTTGAGTTTTTAAAGGCTTCTGCATTATATAAAAATAATAAGACAGATGAAGCAATACAATATTTTGATATTCTTGCTAATCAAGAACAAGCTAGTGAATATTCAAAAAAATCTATTTTATACTTAATAGAAATATATAGTAATAAAAAAGACGAGGAAAAAGTATCTTATTATTTGGATAAAATAAAAGGGACAAAAGAGTATAATACTGCAATGATTATGATAGGAGATTTGTATGTTACAAAGGAAAATTATGACAGAGCTTTAAGGTATTATTCTCAAAGTGATGACCCAAATAACCCTAGATTGATTTATGGACAAGCCTATTCTTTATATAAAAAAGAAGAGTATCAACAGGCATTGAAAAAATTTGAATCTTTAAAAGATACTGATTACTATAATCAATCTATTTATCATATATTTGCAATAAATTATAAGTTGAAGAAATTTAATGAAATTATTGAAAATAGAGAGATAATTAGAAGAGTTGTAGTAAGTCAAACAGATACAGACAATATCATAAGAATAATAGCTAATTCGGCTTATCAAGTTGGAAATTATAAATTAGCAAAAGATTACTATGGAAGACTTTTTGCAGTATCTCCAGATAAAGAAAATTTATTTAGAGTTATTTTGCTTGATAGTCAAATTTTAGATATGGACGATTTATCAAATAGATTTGCACAATATAAGAGAGTTTACCCTGATGATACAGAGTATAAAAAAGATATATACCTTTACACAGGAGATGCTTATTATAAAACTGGAAATTATTCTCGAGCAGAAGAAATTTATAAGGAATATTTAGATGAATATACTAATGTTGAAATTATTTCTAGTTTAATGTCTACACTTTTAGAGCAAAAGAAGTATGAAGAAATGGATTCTTATTTATCAAGAGTTAATGATGATAATAGTTTGAATTATCTAAAAGGTGTAGCAGCATTAGGTTCTGGAAAGTATGATGAAGCAGAAAATCAATTTCAAAAGGTATTGGCAAGCAATGATGGTAGCTTAAATACAAAGGTTTATTTAAATAGAGTTAGAAATTTTTTCTTAGCTTCAAAATATAGTGAAGCTATATCGGCAGGAGAAACTTATTTATCTAAGATAAATCCGGAAAAAGAAAAAGCAATTTATAGTGAAATGTTGGATAAAATTGCCTTAAGTTACTTTAGATTGGGTAAATATAATGAAGCCAGAACATATTACTCTAAGATGTCAACATTAAATGGCTATGAAGTTTATGGAAAATATCAGATAGCTGATAGCTACTATAATGAAAAAAATTATGCTAGAGCAGGAGAATTATTTAAAGAAGTATATAGAAATTATGCAGAAACATTTTATGGAGAGCAAGCATACTATAGATACATAAATACTTTAAGTTTACAAGGAGAAACAGCTCTTTTTGAAAAAGAAAAAAATAATTTCTTAGCAACTTATCCTAATAGTTCTTTAAAAAATAGTTTAATTAATTTATCAGCTAATTTTTATACTGAAAATAATGATACAGAAAAAGCTATTGAAACTTTAAATACATTAAAATCTAGTACAGATGACAATAGCATAAAAGAAAATAATAACATAAAAATTATTAGTTTAAAATTAAAAAACAAAGAATATAAGGATATAGAAAAATATATAAATGAACTAGCAGATGAGGAAAGAGATTATTATCTAGCTCAATATTATGAAGCTAAAAAAGATTTTAAACTTGTAGGACAGTATGAAAAACTATTAAAATATCCTAAGTATAAAAATTATGCAAGTAAAAATTTAGGAGATTATTATTTTGAAAGAAAAGATTTGACAAAAGCTAAAAAATATTATACTCAGCATTCCCCACAAGAAGATTATATGATTTATAGAATAGCTCAAGCTGATGAAAGTTCAAATAATTTAAAAGCTGCTTTAAATGGATATAATAAGCTATATACAAAGAATGGAAGTTTTACAACTGATGCAACATTAAAAGCTGCAGAAATTTATGATAGACAAGATAACGTAGCTGAAGCAAAAAAATTATTCTTAAAACTTTATTCTGTAAAAAATAATAAAGATTTACATAACTACACACTAGAAAAATTAATTTATTATAGATTAGTTGAAAACAATATGAAAGAGGCAAATAAATACTATAAGGAGCTTCAAAAGTTAGATAAACAAAGAGCTTCTAAGTTTAAGGATTATTTTTAA
- a CDS encoding DUF116 domain-containing protein, whose product MRKFYVNIIKYLIYIAFISTTKMKKQNLNNYLSFKFLEINNNYVIKEIKKKRNGKILILLPHCLQLYDCEFKVTANIENCRLCGKCVIKNFVDIKKIYSNIDIKIATGGTLARKYVKELRPDLIVAVACKRDLISGIRDAAPFLVYGVFNKIKSEPCINTTVYIEDIYRILGELKIEEQEKL is encoded by the coding sequence ATGAGAAAATTTTATGTAAATATAATAAAATATTTGATATATATAGCATTTATTAGTACCACTAAAATGAAAAAACAAAACTTAAATAATTATTTAAGTTTTAAATTTCTTGAGATTAATAATAATTATGTAATAAAAGAAATAAAAAAGAAAAGAAATGGTAAAATTTTGATACTTTTACCTCATTGTTTGCAGTTATATGATTGTGAATTTAAAGTTACAGCAAATATAGAAAATTGTAGATTGTGTGGAAAATGTGTAATAAAAAACTTTGTAGATATAAAAAAAATATATAGTAATATAGATATTAAAATTGCAACTGGTGGAACGCTGGCAAGAAAATATGTTAAAGAATTAAGGCCAGATCTCATTGTAGCAGTGGCATGTAAAAGAGATTTGATAAGTGGCATAAGAGATGCTGCTCCATTTTTAGTTTATGGAGTATTTAATAAAATTAAATCAGAACCTTGTATTAATACCACTGTATATATTGAGGATATCTATAGGATTTTAGGAGAATTAAAAATAGAAGAACAGGAGAAATTATGA
- a CDS encoding DegV family protein — protein MKIEIKSLTPVRLTKLFIAASRWLSKYADVLNDLNVYPVPDGDTGTNMSMTLQSVENELIKLQNEPKMEELADIISEAVLLGARGNSGTILSQIVQGFLNVVRDKEEIDISTAAKAFAEAKEKAYKAVNEPVEGTMLTVIRKVAEAAAEYDGPKDDFIPFLVHLKNAASIAVEETPNLLPKLKEAGVVDAGGKGIFYVLEGFEKSVTDPEMLKDLERIAKSQVNRKQKLEYINKNEIKFKYCTEFIIESGDFDLDEYKARIGKLGDSMVVAQTKKKTKTHIHTNNPGQALEIAGSLGNLNNIKIENMEIQHNHVLINEKELNGLHNTVNTKETSETVKEDNFILEENNIEKNIAVYAIADNKKLAELFINDGASAVLIGGQTKNPSVSDIENGLKQIKAKTIYILPNNKNIISSAKLAAERDERDIIVIESKTMLEGYYFIKNKSIPLEKLLRQLTFNNSVEITKAVRDTKINDIEVKIGDSIALVNGSFFDKAEKTEDLIKKVYEKYATDNTLSLTVVYGNTATTEANNELKTKTFRKFFEYNGEQENYSYYLYFEQRDPSLSKIAILTDSASDLTPDMIEGLDVTVIPIRLRIGESNYRDGVNLSKKEFWRKLLTEKVIPKTAQPSPAEFRDYYEELFNKGYEKIISIHISSKMSGTQQAAKVAKEMLKREKDIIIVDSKSVTFAQAHQVLEAAKMVKSGMKLEDILARLYELTDMIKVYFAVSDLTYLEKGGRIGKASSIIGSILKIKPVLKIEDGEVTLETKTFGERGAISYMEKIIKNESKNSSYLYTAWGGTNNELQVTDTLKKAAETFRRIEYKGRFEIGATIGTHSGPVFGIGIVSKIK, from the coding sequence ATGAAAATAGAAATAAAAAGTTTGACACCTGTGAGATTAACAAAATTATTCATTGCAGCAAGCAGATGGCTTTCTAAATATGCAGATGTACTTAATGATTTGAATGTTTATCCTGTTCCTGATGGAGATACTGGTACTAATATGTCTATGACATTGCAATCTGTTGAAAATGAATTAATAAAATTACAAAATGAACCTAAAATGGAGGAGTTAGCAGATATAATTTCTGAAGCAGTCCTTCTAGGGGCAAGAGGAAATTCAGGAACAATATTATCACAAATAGTTCAAGGATTTTTGAATGTAGTGAGAGATAAAGAAGAAATAGATATTTCAACAGCTGCAAAAGCTTTTGCTGAAGCTAAAGAAAAAGCATATAAAGCTGTTAATGAACCAGTTGAAGGGACAATGCTTACAGTTATAAGAAAAGTTGCTGAAGCAGCTGCTGAATATGATGGACCTAAAGATGATTTTATTCCATTTTTAGTGCATCTAAAAAATGCAGCAAGTATAGCTGTTGAAGAAACTCCTAACCTTCTACCTAAATTAAAAGAAGCTGGGGTTGTTGATGCTGGAGGAAAAGGAATATTTTATGTGTTAGAAGGGTTTGAAAAATCAGTTACAGACCCAGAAATGTTAAAAGATTTAGAAAGAATTGCTAAATCACAAGTTAATAGAAAACAAAAACTAGAATACATAAATAAAAACGAGATAAAATTTAAGTATTGTACAGAGTTTATAATAGAATCTGGAGACTTTGATTTAGATGAGTATAAGGCTAGAATAGGGAAATTAGGAGATTCTATGGTTGTTGCTCAAACTAAGAAGAAAACAAAGACTCATATCCATACTAATAATCCTGGACAAGCTCTTGAAATAGCTGGTTCTTTAGGAAATTTAAATAACATAAAAATTGAAAATATGGAGATTCAACATAATCATGTTTTGATAAATGAAAAAGAATTAAATGGTCTTCATAATACTGTAAATACTAAAGAAACTAGTGAAACTGTAAAAGAAGATAATTTTATCTTGGAAGAAAACAATATAGAAAAAAACATTGCAGTTTATGCCATAGCTGATAATAAAAAACTTGCAGAATTATTTATTAATGATGGAGCTAGTGCTGTTTTAATTGGTGGACAAACAAAAAATCCATCTGTGTCAGACATTGAAAATGGATTAAAGCAAATAAAAGCTAAGACGATTTATATATTACCTAATAATAAAAATATAATTTCAAGTGCTAAGTTGGCTGCCGAAAGAGACGAAAGAGATATTATTGTAATTGAAAGTAAAACTATGCTAGAGGGATATTATTTTATAAAAAATAAAAGTATACCTTTAGAAAAATTGTTAAGACAATTAACATTTAATAATTCTGTAGAAATTACAAAAGCAGTTAGAGATACAAAAATAAATGATATAGAAGTTAAAATTGGTGATAGCATTGCTTTAGTAAATGGAAGTTTTTTTGATAAAGCTGAAAAAACTGAAGATTTAATAAAGAAAGTATATGAAAAATATGCTACTGACAACACTCTTAGTTTAACTGTTGTGTATGGTAATACAGCAACAACAGAAGCAAATAATGAATTAAAAACAAAAACATTTAGAAAGTTTTTTGAATATAATGGAGAGCAAGAAAATTATTCTTATTACTTATATTTTGAACAAAGAGATCCTAGTTTATCAAAAATAGCTATCTTAACAGATTCAGCTTCAGATTTAACACCTGATATGATAGAAGGGTTAGATGTTACAGTTATCCCTATAAGGTTGAGAATAGGAGAAAGTAACTATAGAGATGGAGTAAATTTAAGTAAAAAAGAATTTTGGCGTAAACTACTTACAGAAAAAGTTATTCCAAAAACTGCACAACCTTCTCCTGCTGAGTTTAGAGACTACTATGAAGAATTATTTAATAAGGGTTATGAAAAAATAATTTCTATCCATATTTCTAGTAAAATGAGTGGAACTCAACAAGCAGCTAAGGTTGCAAAAGAAATGTTAAAAAGAGAAAAAGATATCATAATAGTTGATTCTAAATCAGTTACTTTTGCTCAAGCACATCAAGTATTAGAAGCAGCAAAAATGGTTAAATCTGGAATGAAATTGGAAGATATCTTAGCTAGATTATATGAACTTACAGATATGATTAAAGTTTATTTTGCTGTTAGTGATTTGACATATTTAGAAAAAGGTGGAAGAATAGGGAAAGCCTCATCTATTATAGGAAGTATCTTGAAAATAAAACCTGTTTTAAAAATTGAAGATGGAGAAGTTACTCTTGAAACAAAAACTTTTGGAGAAAGAGGAGCTATATCTTATATGGAAAAAATTATAAAAAATGAAAGTAAAAATAGTTCATATCTTTACACTGCTTGGGGAGGAACTAATAACGAATTACAAGTTACAGATACTTTGAAAAAGGCAGCTGAAACTTTTAGAAGAATTGAATACAAAGGAAGATTTGAAATAGGAGCTACTATTGGGACTCATAGTGGGCCTGTTTTTGGAATTGGAATTGTATCAAAAATAAAATAA